A window of the Bacillus andreraoultii genome harbors these coding sequences:
- a CDS encoding helix-turn-helix domain-containing protein, whose translation MDYLSTLILYCANRYKGERSTNAIKYMLQGKQSIQTIQDTVWYSLKALFGTLPELSDYAFTKSVTTLEKLGYITFNHKSIIVTNAGKNQLNQVLIKRPLPLNLNGWDFYRLENPFWQRITLLVQIFSNWLRNERKFYPIERDYATQKLIKHWLIEKSNSYEKKQLALSFYKELYTILQKSEDNNEQPNLLVWRFTGYKNPGYTSSQIAEKISMDEIYYLLAFRSTLHYMIDTIWNERSDFPLLVSLIENELGEHELTNSGKLTYQLLRNGKTIEEIAKLRRLKRNTIEDHIVEITLKISSFSINQYVPLDRQKQIIAIANRLQTRKLQKIKEQLTDVDYFAIRLTLSKYSEFNITN comes from the coding sequence ATGGATTATCTTTCAACTTTAATATTATACTGTGCTAACCGATATAAAGGTGAACGATCGACTAATGCAATAAAATATATGTTACAAGGAAAGCAATCAATTCAAACGATTCAAGATACGGTTTGGTACTCATTAAAAGCTTTATTTGGTACGTTACCAGAACTGTCTGATTATGCATTTACGAAGTCGGTTACAACTTTGGAAAAGTTAGGATACATAACTTTTAATCATAAATCAATTATTGTGACAAATGCAGGAAAGAACCAATTAAATCAAGTTCTAATAAAGAGGCCACTTCCCTTAAATTTAAATGGATGGGATTTTTATCGTTTGGAAAATCCCTTTTGGCAAAGAATAACCCTTTTAGTGCAAATTTTTTCAAATTGGTTACGAAACGAAAGAAAATTTTACCCAATTGAAAGAGATTATGCTACTCAAAAGTTGATAAAGCATTGGCTAATAGAAAAAAGCAACTCGTATGAAAAGAAACAATTAGCTCTATCTTTTTACAAAGAACTATATACGATTTTACAAAAAAGTGAGGACAACAATGAACAACCGAATTTACTTGTTTGGAGATTTACTGGATATAAAAATCCAGGTTATACCTCATCACAAATAGCGGAAAAAATATCAATGGATGAGATATATTATTTATTAGCTTTTCGAAGTACATTACATTACATGATAGACACTATTTGGAATGAGAGAAGTGACTTTCCACTGCTTGTTTCTTTAATTGAAAATGAACTTGGGGAACATGAATTAACGAATTCAGGAAAACTGACTTATCAATTGTTAAGAAATGGCAAGACCATAGAAGAAATTGCAAAGTTGCGGAGGTTAAAGAGAAATACAATTGAAGACCATATCGTTGAAATTACATTGAAAATTTCTTCCTTTTCAATAAATCAATATGTGCCACTGGATAGACAAAAACAAATCATTGCGATTGCGAACCGATTACAGACAAGAAAACTTCAAAAGATAAAAGAGCAGTTAACGGATGTAGATTATTTCGCGATTCGTCTAACATTATCTAAATATTCCGAATTTAATATAACGAATTAG
- a CDS encoding CPBP family intramembrane glutamic endopeptidase, with translation MKNRQKDLIDQLSDRDLMINFYLSQFMIFCIGLLFAFILFPSIFDVFHLFNFTEMTQILVIGGGAGIFVVSVDLIMMKYLPSSYFDDGGINERIFKNRGVLNIIFITLIVAFCEEFLFRGVLQTKFGLLTASIIFALVHYRYLFNKFLLSEIILLSLFIGVIFEWTENLAVTFFMHFIIDCLLGLYIYYTNSTKPFES, from the coding sequence TTGAAAAATCGCCAAAAAGACTTAATTGACCAGTTATCTGATCGGGATTTAATGATAAACTTTTATTTATCTCAATTTATGATTTTTTGTATTGGCTTATTGTTCGCCTTTATATTGTTCCCAAGTATATTTGATGTTTTTCATTTATTTAATTTTACAGAAATGACCCAGATTTTAGTTATCGGTGGCGGTGCTGGGATATTTGTTGTTAGTGTTGACCTCATAATGATGAAATATTTACCTAGTTCTTACTTTGATGATGGTGGCATTAATGAGCGAATATTTAAAAATCGAGGAGTTCTAAACATTATTTTTATTACACTTATCGTTGCATTTTGTGAGGAATTCTTATTTCGAGGAGTTTTGCAAACTAAGTTTGGTTTGCTAACTGCAAGTATTATATTTGCGCTCGTTCATTATCGATACTTATTCAATAAATTTCTGTTGAGCGAAATTATTTTATTAAGTCTATTTATTGGGGTTATTTTCGAATGGACCGAAAATTTAGCAGTTACGTTTTTTATGCATTTTATCATTGATTGTTTATTAGGCCTTTACATATATTATACAAACTCGACAAAACCATTCGAATCTTAA
- a CDS encoding Glu/Leu/Phe/Val family dehydrogenase, which yields MDTEMKNDVLSSTQTIIHEALDKLGYSEDVYELLKEPLRMITVKIPVKMDDGTTTVFTGYRAQHNDAVGPTKGGIRFHPGVTEREVKALSIWMSLKCGIVDLPYGGGKGGIICDPRTMSIRELEALSRGYVRALSQVVGPTKDIPAPDVFTNSQIMAWMMDEYSHIDEFNSPGFITGKPLVLGGSHGRDSATAKGVTICIREAAKKRGIDLKGARVVVQGFGNAGGFLSKFMHDAGAKVIGISDAHGALYDPNGLDIDYLLDRRDSFGTVTNLFKNTISNKELLELDCDILVPAAIENQITEENAHDIKAEIIVEAANGPTTLEATKILTDRGKLIVPDVLASAGGVTVSYFEWVQNNQGYYWSEEEVEKKLEQIIVKAFENVYNTSASRKINMRLAAYMVGVRKMAEACRFRGWV from the coding sequence ATGGATACAGAAATGAAAAATGATGTTTTATCATCGACTCAAACAATTATTCACGAAGCACTTGATAAATTGGGGTATTCAGAGGATGTATACGAATTATTGAAAGAGCCCCTCCGTATGATTACAGTTAAAATTCCAGTTAAAATGGATGACGGAACAACAACAGTATTTACAGGATATCGAGCACAACATAATGATGCAGTTGGTCCTACAAAGGGAGGAATCCGCTTTCACCCGGGCGTTACAGAACGTGAGGTTAAAGCATTGTCAATATGGATGAGTTTGAAATGCGGTATTGTTGACTTACCATATGGTGGAGGGAAAGGTGGAATCATCTGTGATCCACGGACAATGTCCATCCGTGAGCTAGAGGCGTTAAGTCGTGGCTATGTACGAGCTCTTAGTCAAGTAGTTGGTCCGACGAAAGATATACCAGCTCCGGATGTATTCACAAATTCACAAATCATGGCATGGATGATGGATGAATATAGTCATATTGATGAATTCAACTCACCTGGTTTTATTACGGGTAAACCATTAGTTCTTGGTGGCTCTCATGGACGTGATTCTGCTACAGCAAAAGGTGTCACGATTTGTATTCGTGAGGCAGCTAAGAAACGTGGAATTGACTTAAAAGGTGCACGAGTAGTTGTTCAAGGTTTTGGAAATGCAGGTGGGTTTTTATCGAAGTTTATGCATGATGCAGGTGCAAAAGTAATTGGTATTTCCGATGCACATGGCGCTTTATATGATCCAAATGGTTTAGATATAGATTATCTTCTTGACAGAAGAGATAGTTTTGGAACAGTAACAAATCTATTTAAAAACACAATATCCAATAAAGAATTACTAGAATTAGATTGTGATATTCTTGTACCAGCTGCGATTGAAAACCAAATTACTGAAGAGAATGCACACGATATTAAAGCAGAAATTATTGTTGAAGCAGCAAATGGCCCTACAACGCTAGAGGCAACAAAAATATTAACTGATAGAGGGAAATTAATTGTTCCTGATGTATTAGCTTCTGCCGGTGGTGTTACTGTTTCGTATTTTGAATGGGTACAAAATAACCAAGGATATTATTGGTCGGAAGAAGAAGTTGAAAAGAAACTAGAACAAATTATCGTTAAAGCTTTCGAAAATGTTTATAATACATCTGCTTCCCGTAAAATTAACATGAGATTGGCAGCATACATGGTTGGTGTTCGTAAAATGGCTGAAGCTTGCCGATTCAGAGGCTGGGTTTAA
- a CDS encoding YpdA family putative bacillithiol disulfide reductase produces MQKEECIIIGGGPCGLAAAIALEEIGKDPLVIEKENIVNAIYRFPTHQTFFSSSEKLEIGEVPFITENRKPTRNQALAYYREVVKRKKLRIQSFENVYSVEKQGSVFHLKTSKREYEAKYVILATGYYDHPNYMNIPGENLPKVSHYFKEAHPFFDKDVVVVGGKNSSVDAALALQQAGARVTVLYRGSEYSQHIKPWVLPEFEAMVRNGKINMIFHANLIEIKEETVVYEVKGEKNEIKNDFVFAMTGYHPNHDFLKQIGITIDVETGRPTFNEETMETNVDGAFIAGVIAAGNNANEIFIENGRFHGVLIADAIKTREHL; encoded by the coding sequence ATGCAAAAGGAAGAATGTATTATCATTGGTGGAGGTCCGTGTGGCTTAGCTGCTGCAATTGCACTAGAGGAGATTGGGAAAGATCCGTTAGTAATAGAAAAGGAAAATATAGTAAATGCGATTTATCGGTTTCCTACCCATCAAACTTTTTTCAGTTCAAGTGAAAAATTAGAGATTGGTGAGGTTCCGTTTATAACTGAGAATCGTAAACCGACACGTAACCAAGCACTCGCTTATTACCGTGAAGTAGTGAAAAGAAAAAAATTACGAATTCAATCTTTTGAAAATGTTTATTCCGTTGAAAAACAGGGATCAGTATTTCATTTAAAAACTTCTAAGCGAGAATATGAGGCTAAATATGTTATTCTAGCTACCGGGTACTATGATCATCCCAATTATATGAATATACCAGGTGAAAATTTACCAAAAGTATCACATTATTTTAAAGAAGCACATCCGTTCTTTGATAAAGATGTAGTCGTCGTTGGCGGAAAAAATTCGAGTGTAGATGCAGCATTGGCGTTACAACAAGCAGGAGCGAGAGTAACTGTTCTTTATCGAGGTTCCGAATATTCACAACATATAAAACCGTGGGTCCTTCCTGAATTTGAAGCGATGGTCAGAAACGGGAAAATTAATATGATTTTTCATGCTAATTTAATTGAAATTAAGGAAGAAACAGTAGTTTATGAAGTAAAAGGGGAGAAGAATGAAATAAAAAATGATTTTGTTTTCGCAATGACTGGCTATCATCCCAATCATGACTTTCTTAAACAAATAGGAATTACAATTGACGTAGAAACCGGGAGACCAACTTTTAATGAAGAAACAATGGAAACGAATGTAGACGGGGCTTTTATTGCTGGAGTTATTGCCGCTGGTAATAATGCAAATGAAATATTTATAGAAAATGGTCGATTTCATGGAGTTTTAATTGCGGATGCAATTAAAACTCGTGAACATTTATAA
- a CDS encoding ferredoxin yields MAKYTIVDKETCIACGACGASAPDIYDYDDEGIAFVILDDNTGTSEVPEILEDDMMDAFEGCPSDSIRVSDKPFDGDPNKFE; encoded by the coding sequence ATGGCAAAATATACAATTGTAGACAAAGAAACATGTATTGCATGCGGTGCCTGTGGTGCCTCTGCTCCAGATATTTACGACTATGATGATGAAGGTATTGCATTTGTCATTCTTGATGATAATACTGGTACAAGTGAAGTACCTGAAATATTAGAAGATGATATGATGGATGCATTCGAGGGATGTCCAAGTGATTCTATTCGCGTTAGTGATAAACCTTTCGACGGTGATCCTAATAAATTCGAATAA
- a CDS encoding ATP-binding protein, giving the protein MKWNSVVGKLWATILLLVAVVLVVLSLLGLQFFNSLIVERATDSLTNTASKIAVNLERHDDLEFGLEVAWELLDDVTEAIIITDENHVYYSNEDDKKRFPVTYFYNDKQFNTVFSKNQSVKKEINTPANHDENDQVLMVGVPLDKYSNKNGAVFIYQSLDVMNDTIKATNEIISWSAIIAFILTTVFAFFLSSRIAAPLRKMRESAAEVAKGKFDVKVPILTHDEIGELAVTFNQMRKQLKINMTALKQEKEQLSNILSSMADGVITFDKDGVIYLTNPPAEKLLKAWKKERGANTDEEIPLKLKDLINHAVTEGNKQIGEIDFQDKYWTVIVTPQFDEQSIRGAVAVLRDMTEERKLDKLREDFIANVSHELRTPISMLQGYSEALLDDIASSEQERKEIATVINEESLRMGRLVNELLDLARLESGQMRLYTENVEIKPYIERIAKKFTGIAKENKVVLQAQIETKYDDYIFDPDRIEQVLTNLVDNAIRHTEENGAVYISANSVDKGLQISVTDTGTGIPAEDLPFVFERFYKADKARTRGRSGTGLGLAIAKNIIDAHHGTIEVLSDIGQGTTFVFVLPDER; this is encoded by the coding sequence ATGAAATGGAACAGTGTCGTTGGGAAATTATGGGCAACAATCCTATTACTTGTCGCAGTCGTTCTCGTTGTTTTGTCCTTACTGGGTTTACAGTTTTTTAATAGCTTAATTGTTGAAAGAGCTACCGATTCGTTGACAAATACAGCATCTAAAATTGCTGTGAACTTAGAGCGGCATGATGATTTAGAATTTGGCCTTGAAGTTGCGTGGGAATTGCTTGACGATGTAACAGAGGCTATTATTATCACTGACGAAAATCATGTTTACTATTCGAATGAAGATGATAAGAAACGGTTTCCTGTTACTTATTTTTACAATGATAAACAATTTAATACAGTATTTTCTAAAAATCAAAGTGTAAAAAAGGAAATTAATACTCCGGCCAATCATGATGAAAATGATCAAGTTTTAATGGTAGGTGTTCCATTAGATAAATATTCGAATAAAAATGGTGCAGTGTTTATTTACCAGTCATTAGATGTAATGAATGATACGATAAAGGCAACAAATGAAATAATTTCTTGGTCTGCCATTATTGCATTTATATTGACGACCGTTTTTGCATTCTTCCTATCTTCCAGGATTGCTGCCCCTTTAAGAAAGATGCGAGAATCGGCTGCAGAGGTAGCGAAAGGGAAATTTGATGTAAAGGTTCCTATTTTAACGCATGATGAAATTGGTGAATTAGCGGTAACTTTTAACCAAATGCGGAAACAATTAAAAATTAATATGACTGCACTAAAACAAGAGAAGGAACAGCTTTCGAATATTTTAAGTAGCATGGCAGATGGTGTGATTACATTTGATAAAGATGGGGTTATTTATTTAACGAATCCGCCAGCAGAAAAACTGTTAAAGGCTTGGAAGAAAGAACGGGGTGCAAATACGGATGAGGAAATCCCGTTAAAATTAAAAGATTTAATCAATCATGCTGTTACAGAAGGTAATAAGCAAATTGGTGAGATTGATTTTCAAGATAAATATTGGACTGTTATTGTGACGCCACAATTCGATGAACAGTCAATAAGAGGCGCTGTTGCTGTTTTACGCGATATGACCGAGGAACGAAAACTAGACAAGCTTCGAGAAGATTTCATCGCGAATGTTTCCCATGAACTTCGAACACCAATCTCGATGCTTCAAGGTTATAGTGAAGCTTTACTGGATGATATTGCATCAAGTGAACAAGAAAGAAAAGAAATTGCTACAGTTATTAACGAAGAATCATTGCGAATGGGAAGACTTGTTAATGAACTATTAGATTTAGCTAGGCTAGAATCCGGTCAAATGAGGCTTTATACAGAAAATGTCGAAATCAAACCATATATTGAAAGAATTGCAAAAAAGTTCACAGGAATTGCAAAGGAAAATAAAGTAGTACTTCAAGCACAAATAGAAACGAAATACGACGATTATATTTTTGATCCAGATCGAATTGAACAAGTATTAACAAATTTAGTTGATAATGCAATACGACATACAGAAGAAAATGGGGCTGTTTATATAAGCGCAAATTCGGTTGATAAGGGGCTACAAATTTCAGTTACAGATACCGGAACCGGAATTCCTGCTGAAGACCTTCCGTTTGTATTCGAAAGATTTTATAAAGCTGATAAAGCGCGAACGAGGGGAAGATCAGGTACTGGTTTAGGGTTGGCTATTGCTAAAAATATTATTGATGCTCATCACGGTACAATTGAGGTTCTGAGTGATATTGGACAAGGAACGACCTTTGTTTTTGTTTTACCTGATGAAAGATGA
- a CDS encoding YpbF family protein — protein MEETIRNLENWTDEATREMLQNVIKRKYKFDKYEKRHLFIIWTTIFAFVVYGVYLYIAVYIPYSYSAEDMFSAYLSLPNNGFYLFFIFGLLGYMNVLKKKVDKYEKEYHALRCEIIDKSTDLWKGKAWEKRHLVFEVMKKKYDINLYHENK, from the coding sequence GTGGAAGAAACAATAAGAAACTTGGAAAATTGGACCGATGAAGCAACAAGAGAAATGCTTCAAAATGTCATTAAACGAAAATATAAGTTTGATAAATATGAAAAACGTCACCTATTCATTATATGGACAACTATTTTTGCCTTCGTTGTTTACGGTGTGTATCTATACATTGCAGTCTACATCCCTTATTCCTATTCAGCTGAAGATATGTTTTCTGCATATTTATCTCTTCCAAATAACGGATTCTACCTTTTCTTTATTTTTGGCTTGTTAGGATATATGAATGTTTTAAAAAAGAAAGTAGACAAGTACGAAAAGGAATACCATGCGTTAAGATGTGAAATTATTGATAAAAGTACTGATTTGTGGAAAGGGAAAGCTTGGGAAAAAAGGCATCTTGTATTTGAAGTAATGAAAAAGAAATATGATATTAATCTATATCATGAAAACAAATAA
- a CDS encoding peptidoglycan DD-metalloendopeptidase family protein: protein MVEYIKRLLLGIVMVIIITFLIIGSKQSIAKAEGLEKGGEGWIWPANGVITDTYGTRGGQHKGIDIAEVIGTPVYSVDNGQVTKSYYSDTYGNVVFIKHKVGYETVYAHLSDRKVQEGQHVKKGEIIGLMGNTGESSGPHLHFEIHKNEWTITKENSLDPTRLFGMGDVGQYVQAGTSNGKDVEVTKEIDMEQGKRNHTVKRGDTLWDIANKYETTVTKIKEWNGLKSERIIPGQEITIKQIN, encoded by the coding sequence ATGGTTGAATATATAAAAAGACTGCTGCTTGGAATCGTTATGGTGATTATTATTACCTTCTTAATTATTGGGAGTAAACAATCAATCGCTAAAGCAGAAGGACTTGAAAAAGGGGGGGAAGGCTGGATTTGGCCAGCAAATGGTGTAATTACTGATACTTATGGTACAAGAGGTGGACAACATAAAGGTATTGATATAGCTGAAGTTATTGGAACACCAGTTTATTCCGTTGATAATGGACAAGTTACGAAATCGTATTATTCCGATACATATGGAAATGTCGTTTTTATTAAACATAAAGTTGGTTATGAAACTGTTTATGCACATTTATCTGATCGGAAAGTTCAAGAAGGTCAACACGTAAAAAAAGGGGAAATCATTGGTTTGATGGGGAATACTGGTGAATCATCGGGTCCCCATTTGCATTTTGAAATACATAAAAATGAGTGGACAATTACAAAAGAAAATTCCCTTGATCCAACGCGACTTTTTGGGATGGGTGATGTCGGTCAATATGTACAAGCAGGAACAAGTAATGGTAAAGATGTGGAAGTGACAAAAGAAATTGATATGGAACAAGGCAAACGTAACCATACTGTTAAACGCGGAGATACATTATGGGATATTGCAAACAAATATGAAACAACTGTAACAAAAATTAAAGAGTGGAATGGTTTAAAAAGTGAAAGAATCATTCCCGGGCAAGAAATTACAATTAAACAAATCAACTGA
- a CDS encoding ECF transporter S component: MKKYEVKSFVAIGMLSGVAYVLMLLNFPLPVFPTWLKIDFSDIPALIAAMIMGPLAGVIVELLKNILDLLSTGSETGVPVGHIANFVTGICFILPTYYIYIKLKTKKGLTLALGAASVITAVVMSVLNYLVFLPMYGYFLDFHLKNEVIVRFIFPFNLLKGILLSIVFYGLFLKMQHWIQKQNTLFRRI, from the coding sequence ATGAAAAAATATGAAGTTAAATCGTTTGTGGCAATTGGTATGCTAAGTGGGGTCGCTTATGTACTTATGTTGTTAAATTTCCCATTACCCGTGTTTCCTACGTGGTTAAAAATTGATTTTAGTGATATCCCTGCATTAATTGCAGCGATGATTATGGGGCCGCTTGCTGGTGTAATAGTTGAGTTGTTAAAAAATATTTTAGATTTATTATCGACAGGTAGTGAAACAGGTGTTCCAGTTGGTCATATTGCTAATTTTGTAACGGGTATTTGTTTTATTCTTCCCACTTATTATATTTATATAAAATTAAAAACGAAAAAAGGTTTAACTCTTGCATTAGGTGCTGCAAGTGTTATTACTGCAGTAGTAATGAGTGTTTTAAACTACTTAGTCTTTTTACCAATGTATGGATATTTTCTTGATTTCCATTTAAAGAATGAAGTAATCGTACGGTTTATTTTCCCATTTAACTTGCTAAAGGGAATATTATTATCTATTGTATTTTATGGTTTATTTTTAAAAATGCAACATTGGATTCAAAAACAAAATACGTTATTTAGAAGAATATAA
- a CDS encoding RecQ family ATP-dependent DNA helicase, producing the protein MKLENILYKKFSYTKFRKGQKEIIESVLNERDTLALLPTGTGKSLCYQLPGYLMDGSVIIISPLLSLMQDQVEQMKVRGEKRVVAINSFLSNEEREYVLNNINYYKFIYVSPEMLQNKYILHLLKSMKVSLFVVDEAHCISQWGYDFRPDYLELGRIRDELGNPATLALTATARKDVQEDIKKYLHMKDVAEYIYSMDRSNIALQVVKVENYEEKKQRLFDFVQKLKGPGILYFSSKKLADELANELNERGLGPAAAYHAGVEQDKRILLQQQFLYDNLSVMCATSAFGMGVNKENIRYVIHFHPPINLESYLQEIGRAGRDGNNSIAIMLYANDDIFIQKQLIDMEYPTNMQIDYFLKEFGEMRNVIDKRNIKLDIPEGFTDVQWRILWKFNQQSENNHEFKEKLQNFIDERIAMKNYKLQEMTNWILYDGCRRDKLLSYFEERKSGKIDNCCDYCGVNFNEYVLKKETSKKRELVDWKMRLADIFNI; encoded by the coding sequence ATGAAGTTAGAAAATATACTTTATAAAAAATTTTCATATACAAAGTTTCGTAAAGGACAGAAAGAAATCATTGAATCCGTCTTAAACGAACGTGATACACTCGCACTTTTACCAACAGGTACAGGGAAATCACTTTGTTACCAATTGCCTGGCTATTTAATGGATGGATCTGTAATTATTATTTCCCCCTTACTATCATTAATGCAAGATCAAGTAGAGCAAATGAAGGTGCGTGGCGAAAAAAGGGTTGTAGCCATAAATTCATTTTTATCAAACGAAGAACGAGAATATGTACTGAATAATATAAACTATTATAAATTTATATACGTTTCACCTGAGATGTTACAAAATAAATATATATTACATTTACTAAAATCCATGAAAGTTTCTTTATTCGTTGTGGATGAGGCTCACTGTATTTCTCAATGGGGATATGACTTTAGACCAGATTATTTAGAATTAGGCAGAATTCGTGATGAACTAGGAAACCCTGCCACACTAGCTTTGACAGCTACAGCTCGTAAAGATGTACAAGAGGATATAAAAAAATACTTACATATGAAAGATGTCGCTGAATATATTTATTCCATGGATCGATCAAATATTGCGTTACAAGTTGTAAAGGTAGAAAATTACGAGGAAAAGAAGCAGCGATTATTTGATTTCGTTCAAAAATTAAAAGGACCGGGAATTCTTTATTTTTCAAGTAAAAAACTAGCTGATGAATTAGCGAATGAATTAAACGAACGAGGTCTCGGACCAGCTGCGGCTTATCACGCAGGAGTCGAACAGGATAAAAGAATTTTATTACAACAGCAATTTCTCTATGACAATTTATCTGTTATGTGTGCAACTAGTGCTTTTGGAATGGGTGTAAATAAGGAAAATATCCGATATGTTATTCATTTTCATCCACCAATCAACTTAGAATCTTACTTACAGGAAATTGGACGTGCGGGTCGTGACGGGAATAACAGCATTGCCATTATGTTATATGCAAATGATGATATATTTATCCAAAAACAACTTATTGATATGGAATATCCGACTAATATGCAAATCGATTATTTCTTGAAGGAATTTGGAGAAATGAGAAACGTCATAGACAAGAGAAATATAAAATTAGATATACCCGAAGGATTCACCGATGTGCAGTGGCGTATTTTATGGAAATTTAATCAACAGAGTGAAAATAATCATGAGTTTAAAGAAAAATTACAAAACTTTATTGATGAACGAATTGCAATGAAGAATTACAAACTACAGGAGATGACGAATTGGATTTTATATGATGGCTGCCGGAGGGATAAATTACTTTCTTATTTTGAAGAAAGGAAGTCTGGGAAAATCGATAATTGTTGTGATTATTGCGGGGTTAATTTTAATGAGTATGTATTAAAAAAAGAAACAAGTAAAAAGAGAGAGTTAGTAGATTGGAAAATGAGATTAGCAGATATTTTTAATATATAA
- a CDS encoding adaptor protein MecA: MRLERVGGNQINIFLTFEELAERGFTKEDVEYNTTKWHQLFFEMIDEASEEFEKFFDATIVIDVYALQTQGMVVSFTLDDEDVFDYDPYSFYSIEWWNIPERHFQLFYRFPDIENVIQFAHRMQSILDGGSLYHYKNNYYLHLTIEDENQLKMTNTIISDYGERSSETIYYIKEYGNCILNMEAIEKIIEYFKI, translated from the coding sequence ATGCGGTTGGAACGAGTTGGTGGAAACCAGATTAACATATTTCTAACCTTTGAAGAGTTAGCGGAACGTGGCTTTACAAAAGAAGATGTCGAATATAACACGACAAAATGGCATCAACTCTTTTTTGAGATGATAGATGAAGCTTCTGAGGAATTTGAAAAGTTTTTTGATGCAACAATAGTTATCGATGTGTATGCTCTTCAAACACAAGGGATGGTTGTTTCCTTTACGTTAGATGACGAAGATGTATTTGATTATGATCCATATTCGTTTTATTCGATTGAATGGTGGAATATACCAGAAAGACATTTTCAACTATTTTATCGTTTTCCTGATATTGAAAACGTAATCCAATTTGCTCATCGAATGCAGTCGATTTTGGATGGGGGCTCACTTTACCATTATAAAAATAATTATTACTTACATTTAACAATTGAAGATGAAAACCAACTTAAAATGACGAATACAATTATCTCTGATTACGGTGAACGTTCTTCAGAAACGATTTATTATATTAAAGAATATGGAAATTGTATTTTAAATATGGAAGCGATTGAAAAAATCATTGAGTATTTTAAAATATAG